Part of the Thermodesulfobacteriota bacterium genome, CTCTCTGATTCATCATACGCGCCTGGCGGAATGAATCAATATAATAACACAAAGAGAAGGGTTGTATCATGTCGCCCGGACCCCGATTTTTCTACCCGTGGCGAACCCCCGGCAACGCCTTCCCGCACAAGCCGGTTTCCCGGCGGATTTTGTTACTGTCCGCCGCTGAACATGCATTCGTCTAGCCCCTCGCCGAGGGCTTCGCAGCTTTTCGGGTCCGAGGTCAAACCGCATACCGTCGAGTAATAATTACACGAGCTGTGATTTATCTCTATCTGGTGAAAATCGAACGGGTCCGGAATCGGTGCCCCGAACGTGATGGGATATTCGGTATCGACGTGCACGTATGAAAGCTCCGTCGGAGGCAGCGTCGGAACGATGTCGTTCGTGTTGTAGACCCGCCGGCTGTCTATCCCGTACCCTTCGTAAAGGCTCTTGAAGTCGGCGTCCCCGGCCCTCGGCCCGGCGAAGTTGTACATGACCGGGTTTTTAAAATCGGTGTTTTCTATGATGTCGGGAACCGCCAGGACTGCGAGCGCCGCGCCGAGGCTGTGGCCGGTTATGTAAACGTTATTGTAATTTCCCGACTCCGCGGCGCTGGCAACCGCGCTCGTAACGGCAAGCGTGTTATATATGTCCGTAAATCCTTCTTCCGTCTTCCCACCGTAAGTGTAGTTCACGAGCGGGAAATCGGCGTCGCTTATCCACTCGTCTACAGTCTTGGTCCCCCTGAACACGACGTAAATGTTGGAGCCGCTCGTGGCGACGAACGCTATCGGCACCTCCGTCGGCAAAGATTCCCCGAGGAAGCTTTCGGGAGTGAGTAGTATCTCTTTCAGCTCATACGGCGAAGGCAGTGTGAATTCCGTGCCGTTGTCGTTGTCTATAAGCATCTGGTACGACTGGAGGCAGAGGTACATGAGCTCCGCCGCGGTCTCGGCGTTGAATTCGCCGCCGCCGGGCTCCTCCGGCCCCGGCTCTTCAGGCCCCGGGACTTCCGGCCCTGTAAGCACGTTCTCCCCGTCGCACGAAACCGCGAATCCGCACGCAAAAATCAATAATAGAATCATGTACGGGATTTTCGATATTTCTTTCTTATTCATGTGTCGGACTCCTCCGGACATTACGGGATTAAAGCAGTATCGATTAATTATAACCGTGATTTTTTCAGTGGATGCAGGTCTTTTATGTAATGGATTCGATGCGCCGCGGTGCTCCCGATCGCCCTGGCCTGACGCCTGGCGGCTATTTCTTTTTTAAAGCGGCCCATTCGAGGAGCGCGTCGAGCGCGGGACACATGGCCTGTCCCCATTCTGTCAGCCGGTATTCGACCTTCGGCGGCACCTGGGGATAAACCGTCCGCGACACGATGCCGCCCCGCTCGAGCTCCCGTAGCTGCTGTATGAGCATTTTTTGAGAAACCGCGGGGATAGCGCGCTCGAGCTCCGAGAACCGGAGCACCCCCCTCGCGAACAGGTGGAATATGATCACCATCTTCCAGCGGCCTTCGAGAAGGCGGAGCGCCCCCTCTACGCCGCTCGCGGCCATGTCGGGAGTGACGTCTTCAAGTTTACCCGTGGGTGAGTACCCTACTTTTCTGTCGGTTCTTGCCATTTCGACAGTATAAGCCACCATCAAAATCACGGCAGTCCAAATCCATTTTTTATGGGGGTACCAATGACAGGTTTACCGACCAAGCTCGACGAATTTTTCGCGGCTCACAACGCTCACGATGCGGATGCAACCCTCTTATATTTTGCCCCGGGCGCTACGGTCGGGGACGAGGGAGAAAACATCGCAGGCCATGCTGCCATTCGATCGTGGCTGGAAAGGACCAGCGCCAAATACAGTGCGGCGGTGGAGCCGCTCGACTACCGGACGGAAAACGGCCGGACGGTGGTCGTTGCGCGGGTCTCGGGTAATTTCCCGGGAAGCCCCGTCAATCTCGCCTTCCGCTTCGCCCTCGACGACGGCGGCCTTATAAAGTCTTTGGAAATTGGCCCATGACGGGCAATGCGTATTATTTAAACGGATTCAGCGTATTGAGCTCGGTCAGGGTTTCGACGAGCTTCGGCTTTTCGACGAATAGCCTGTACTGCATCAGCTTCAGCACGGACGAAAAATCCTTCCACTCCGACATGAAGGATTCGTGCCCGGTTACTATCTCCTTGGCCTCCTCTACGCTCTCCTTAAAGTAATCCGAGAGGGTCTTCCGGGCTATCTCGTCTTCGAGGGATTCTATTATCTTCGGCAGCTCGTCCTTTTCGAGCCATATGCCCTGGCAGGTGCCGCAGTAATTTATCTCGACCCCCGTATCCCCGTATTCGAGGCTCGCGGTCGGGGTTCCGCACACGGGGCAATCGACGCCGGTCGAGCCCGATTTAAATTTTTCGGGGTGCTTCCATATCTCGAAATCGAGCCAATCGAGGTTAGGGTCCGTCTCTTCCTTCACCTCTTCGAGCTCCCCCCTTTCGAGCCAGACGCCCTTACACGACTCGCACTCGTCCACCTCTATAGAACCGAGCACCTTCGTCTTGAGCTCAATACCGCACTTCGGGCACTTCTTCATATCTCGTCTCTCCCCGGAATCAGAGTACTTCGACGTCCACCACGCGGCCGCCCATAAAGTAAAGGTACACGCAGTCGTACGTGATGCCATTCTTCGTCTGGCAGCTGTATATCCATTTCTCGTCGTATCGCGCCTTGACGGGCGTATCGTCCCTGCGCCACGGCTGGCCTATCTCGGCGACGACTTCTTCCTTCGTCATGCCCTTATAGTCCTTCGGCCTCCACCGCCTTCATGACCTCGTTCCCGCTCGATTTCGAGCCCTGGGCGACTACTACAGGCGCGTCTCCGGCAAAGGAGCCCGGTGAAAATATCGTTATCGTAATTCCGAGCGCCAGGGAAAGGAACAGTGACTTCCTGAGCAAATAATCTGGTCGCGGCATATAACGTGAACCTCCCCGTTGTCTTCAGGTTATCGGGATACTTCCGACCTTAATTATATTGCAGAAATCCCCGGTCTCCGAGGGGTTTTCTTTTATCCGAGCTCGAATCCGAGCCCGCCGTCCCTGACTACCACCTTCACGCTCCCGCCGGACGCAAGGTTCCCGAAGAGTATCTCCTGAGTCAGCTTCTCCGTGATCTCGCTGTCGATGAATCTCTGTATGGGCCTCGCCCCTAAGAGCTTGTCGTAGCCCTTCCCGGCTATGTACGACCTGGCCCCGGGCGTGAGCTCTACGGACACCTTCTTCACCCTTAGCCTGTCGGCGAGCTGTCCGAACATCTTGTCTACTATCTTCTCGACGACCTCCCTGCTGAGAGAGCTGAAATGAAGCACGGCGTTAAGCCTGTTCCTGAACTCGGGGCTGAAGTACTTCTCTATCGCCTGGACGCTCTTGTCCTCGAACTCGTCCTTCTCGAACCCGAGTGTCCTCTGGCCGCTCTCGCGGGAGCCCGTGTTCGTCGTCAGTATCAGCACTATCTGCCTGAAATCGACCTTCCTCCCGTTCGAGTCCGTAAGCGTCGCGTGGTCCATCACCTGGAGCAGCACGTTGTAGATATCCTCGTGCGCCTTCTCTATCTCGTCCAGCAGAAGCACCGCGTGCGGGTTCTTGTGAACGGCCTCCGTGAGCTGCCCGCCCTCGTCGTATCCGACGTATCCCGGGGGCGACCCTATGAGCCTCGACACCGTATGCTTCTCCATGTACTCGCTCATGTCGAACCTTATGAACCCGATGCCGAGCGCCTCGGCGAGCTGCTTTGCGAGCTCCGTCTTTCCGACGCCCGTTGGTCCCGCGAACATGAAGTTGCCGACGGGCTTGTCCGGCTCGCTAAGCCCCGAGCGCGACATCTGTATCGCCGTCACCAGCTTGTCTACGGCCTCGTCCTGCCCGAATATAACCTTCTTGAGGTCCGCGGCCAGCGTCATTAGCCTGTTCCTGTCGTCCACCTTGACTGTACGGCTCGGCACCTTCGCTATCTTCGATACGAGCGCCTCTATATCCTTCACCGTCACCTGCCTCACGCCCGTGTCGAAATTCCGGAGCTTCGCGGCCGCCCCGGCCTCGTCGATGAGGTCTATGGCCTTGTCCGGGAGCCTCCTGTCGTTCATGTACTTCGCCGAAAGCTCTACCGCCGCTTTTAAGGCCGGCGTCGAATACCTTACGCCGTGAAACTCCTCGTAGTGTCTCTTGAGCCCCTGGAGTATCTTCACGCATTCCTCTTCGCTCGGCTCGTAGACGTCCACCCTCTGGAACCTCCGGGCGAGCGCGTGGTCCTTCTCGAAGACGCTCCTGTACTCCTTGAGCGTCGTGGTCCCGATACACCTTATCTCACCGTTGGCGAGCGCGGGCTTCAGCATGTTGGACGCGTCGAGCGTCCCCCCCGAAACGGCCCCCGCCCCGATGACCGTGTGTATCTCGTCGATGAAAAGTATCTTTTTGTCGTCCCCTTTAACGTTGTCTATGATGGACTTGAGCCTCTCCTCGAAATCCCCCCTGTACCGCGTCCCCGCCGTGAGCGAGCCCATGTCGAGGGCGTAAATGGCGGTGTTCCTGAGCGCCTTCGGAACCTCGTTTTTCGCGATCCTGAGGGCGAGCCCTTCGGCTATGGCGGTCTTCCCGACGCCGGCGTCCCCGACGAATATCGGGTTATTCTTCCGCCTCCGCGCCAGTATGTGTATGGTGCGGTCTATCTCCGATTCGCGGCCGATGAGAGGGTCCAGCTTTCCGTCGCGCGCCTTCTTTACCAGATTTGTACAGAATTCCGAGAGAGGGTCCTTCGCCCCTCCCTGCGTCTGCGTATCGGTCTTGGCGATACTGGTGGATTTTTCCTGCTGCTCGTAACCCGACCTGCCGTGCGAGATGTATCTCACGAGGTCGTACCTGTTTACGCCCTGCTCGTTCAGAAGATACACGGCGTGAGACTCGTCCACC contains:
- a CDS encoding lipase family protein, translated to MNKKEISKIPYMILLLIFACGFAVSCDGENVLTGPEVPGPEEPGPEEPGGGEFNAETAAELMYLCLQSYQMLIDNDNGTEFTLPSPYELKEILLTPESFLGESLPTEVPIAFVATSGSNIYVVFRGTKTVDEWISDADFPLVNYTYGGKTEEGFTDIYNTLAVTSAVASAAESGNYNNVYITGHSLGAALAVLAVPDIIENTDFKNPVMYNFAGPRAGDADFKSLYEGYGIDSRRVYNTNDIVPTLPPTELSYVHVDTEYPITFGAPIPDPFDFHQIEINHSSCNYYSTVCGLTSDPKSCEALGEGLDECMFSGGQ
- a CDS encoding helix-turn-helix domain-containing protein → MARTDRKVGYSPTGKLEDVTPDMAASGVEGALRLLEGRWKMVIIFHLFARGVLRFSELERAIPAVSQKMLIQQLRELERGGIVSRTVYPQVPPKVEYRLTEWGQAMCPALDALLEWAALKKK
- a CDS encoding nuclear transport factor 2 family protein, translating into MTGLPTKLDEFFAAHNAHDADATLLYFAPGATVGDEGENIAGHAAIRSWLERTSAKYSAAVEPLDYRTENGRTVVVARVSGNFPGSPVNLAFRFALDDGGLIKSLEIGP
- a CDS encoding zf-TFIIB domain-containing protein — protein: MKKCPKCGIELKTKVLGSIEVDECESCKGVWLERGELEEVKEETDPNLDWLDFEIWKHPEKFKSGSTGVDCPVCGTPTASLEYGDTGVEINYCGTCQGIWLEKDELPKIIESLEDEIARKTLSDYFKESVEEAKEIVTGHESFMSEWKDFSSVLKLMQYRLFVEKPKLVETLTELNTLNPFK
- the clpA gene encoding ATP-dependent Clp protease ATP-binding subunit ClpA — encoded protein: MTLSRELQETLKRSYEQAKARRHEFITLEHILLELTYDPDASEVLTGCGVDLERLRTSLEDFIDENMPPIDSEYLPEPQYSAGSHYVLRLAAMHAESADKQQIDGGNILIAMFRVDESHAVYLLNEQGVNRYDLVRYISHGRSGYEQQEKSTSIAKTDTQTQGGAKDPLSEFCTNLVKKARDGKLDPLIGRESEIDRTIHILARRRKNNPIFVGDAGVGKTAIAEGLALRIAKNEVPKALRNTAIYALDMGSLTAGTRYRGDFEERLKSIIDNVKGDDKKILFIDEIHTVIGAGAVSGGTLDASNMLKPALANGEIRCIGTTTLKEYRSVFEKDHALARRFQRVDVYEPSEEECVKILQGLKRHYEEFHGVRYSTPALKAAVELSAKYMNDRRLPDKAIDLIDEAGAAAKLRNFDTGVRQVTVKDIEALVSKIAKVPSRTVKVDDRNRLMTLAADLKKVIFGQDEAVDKLVTAIQMSRSGLSEPDKPVGNFMFAGPTGVGKTELAKQLAEALGIGFIRFDMSEYMEKHTVSRLIGSPPGYVGYDEGGQLTEAVHKNPHAVLLLDEIEKAHEDIYNVLLQVMDHATLTDSNGRKVDFRQIVLILTTNTGSRESGQRTLGFEKDEFEDKSVQAIEKYFSPEFRNRLNAVLHFSSLSREVVEKIVDKMFGQLADRLRVKKVSVELTPGARSYIAGKGYDKLLGARPIQRFIDSEITEKLTQEILFGNLASGGSVKVVVRDGGLGFELG